CAGCCTTCGGGTGGAACACATTACCAAACGATTTCCCGGCGTTCTCGCCAGCGACGATATCTCCCTTTCGATTGCAGAAGGTGAAGTATTGGCACTCGTAGGGGAAAATGGTGCCGGAAAAACCACCTTGATGAACATCCTGATGGGACTTTACCAGAGCGATGAGGGACGTATCCTTATCAACGGGGAAGAAGTCAAGTTCCGTTCACCCAACGATGCCTTTGCAGCTGGTTTGGGGATGGTACACCAACAGTACATGCTGGTCCCCAATATGTCTGTACTTGAAAACATTGCACTTGGCTACAAAAACGCCTGGGGCCCCTTCAAACTCGACCTGAAAATGGTCAGGAACCGAATCAATGAAGTCTCCAAGAAATATGGATTGGCTGTAGACCCTGATGCCTATATCTGGCAACTCTCCGTAGGCGAACAACAAAGGGTCGAATTGGTCAAAACCCTCTGCCTCGGTGCACGTTTCCTCATCCTGGACGAACCGACCAGCGCCTTGACCCCACAGGAAACAGACGAGCTCATCATTCTGCTAAAAAGAATGTCCAGTGAGCTCTCGATTATCTTTATCAGCCACAAGCTCCAGGAAGTAAAAGATCTCTCTGACAAGATTGTAATCCTGCGCCACGGCGCGGTCGTCTTTGAAGGGAAAACCAGCGAGCACTCACCGAGTGATATCGCAGCCTTGATGACGGGACATGAAGTCGAACTCCCCCAGAACGACGAACCTCCCTGTGAAGGTGAGACTGTTCTGGATATTAAAAATCTCAACGTGAAGAGTGACAGGGGCTTTTTGGCCCTGAGAGACCTCAACCTGTCTATCAAGGCTGGGGAAATAGTAGGGCTGGCTGGAGTTTCGGGAAATGGACAGCGAGAACTCGCAGAGGCGATTAACGGACTGAGGAAGGTCGAGGATGGCGAGATCCTTTTCTTCGGGAAAGACCTTGCCAACAAATCGCCCAGCCATATCATTGAGGCGGGAATGGGATATATTCCTGAGGAACGGAATACCGAGGGTATCGTGCCTTCTTTCTCAATGAAGGAGAACTTGATCCTCAAGGATTCTTCACACACCCAATTTTCAAAGTACTCTTTCCTCAAGAAAAAAGAGATTGAAAAGAATGCAACGGATCTTAGGATAAAGTTTGATATCCGCAGCCCGAATACGTCTGTTACAGCCGGATCACTTTCCGGAGGAAATATCCAGAAGGTTATCCTGGCCCGTGAGCTTTCACGGAAACCAAAATTCCTAATCGCAGTCTACCCGATCAGGGGGCTCGACCTAGGGGCAGCGGAGTTTATCCACAAGCAGCTTTTGGAGAAAAGACGGGAAGGAATCGGAATATTGCTGGTCAGCGAAGAGCTGGATGAAATCCTTGACCTCTCTGACCGTGTAGCAGTTATTTTCAAGGGACAAATCCAAAAAGTATTGGACAGAAAGGATGCAAACCGCAGAAGCCTTGGCATCCTGATGGCAGGAGTGAAAGATGACCAAACAGTTTAGGATTATGTATAAAGTCGCCATCATCATTCTGGCTATTCTCTCTGCAATGTTGATCGGTGCCATTATTCTCTGGACAATCGGGGCTGATGTAATGAAAACCTACACAGTCATCCTTCTGGAACCGCTGAAAAGCACATTGTCTATCAGCGAGGTCCTTCTCAGGGCAATACCGTTGACGCTCATTGCCCTCGGTATTTCGGTTGCCTACCGCAGTGGCATCATCAACATCGGTGCTGAAGGCCAGATGGCTATGGGAATTCTGGGAACCACGGC
The sequence above is a segment of the Sphaerochaeta pleomorpha str. Grapes genome. Coding sequences within it:
- a CDS encoding ABC transporter ATP-binding protein, which codes for MELTTKKITSLRVEHITKRFPGVLASDDISLSIAEGEVLALVGENGAGKTTLMNILMGLYQSDEGRILINGEEVKFRSPNDAFAAGLGMVHQQYMLVPNMSVLENIALGYKNAWGPFKLDLKMVRNRINEVSKKYGLAVDPDAYIWQLSVGEQQRVELVKTLCLGARFLILDEPTSALTPQETDELIILLKRMSSELSIIFISHKLQEVKDLSDKIVILRHGAVVFEGKTSEHSPSDIAALMTGHEVELPQNDEPPCEGETVLDIKNLNVKSDRGFLALRDLNLSIKAGEIVGLAGVSGNGQRELAEAINGLRKVEDGEILFFGKDLANKSPSHIIEAGMGYIPEERNTEGIVPSFSMKENLILKDSSHTQFSKYSFLKKKEIEKNATDLRIKFDIRSPNTSVTAGSLSGGNIQKVILARELSRKPKFLIAVYPIRGLDLGAAEFIHKQLLEKRREGIGILLVSEELDEILDLSDRVAVIFKGQIQKVLDRKDANRRSLGILMAGVKDDQTV